The following coding sequences lie in one Crassostrea angulata isolate pt1a10 chromosome 10, ASM2561291v2, whole genome shotgun sequence genomic window:
- the LOC128167485 gene encoding disabled homolog 1-like isoform X5, translating to MCQETILAQKMAVKTSGQHKQRIIINISEEGIKLIDLRTATLLHHHPVHKISFISRDVSDRRAFGYIYGTEEKTHKFFGIKTEKAAENVVLALRDLFQVVYENKKKEMEAAKKQQTEPTDTATKEETPQTVVKLGGDLTAESSTDDEPTSKETLNEDEIDEPIYEVPPNNGPVEKEPTDLFALQTEIVSIEQGIKQINKMESLFDDFSAPPTSAPATSSASSTTSSDPWGSSTENTTSNKSASSDLDELNLFSNEPAPVKKKDDIMSLFGPGGQPGFGGPQPQQMFGGPQPGMVAPQPGYGAPQPGMGGPQGFGGPQPQQGFGAFGQPATPFPPTSQPNPFGAQQGGGFGGLAPPPVPQRQQSTPNPFGGQQQPAAAPQQQNFSLFDEPVLAPMKVEDPFAAPAKSAPEKKDAFADLCSIGTATTAKSPKDLFAARNAPPKKSINDMMGKTPDTGPQQASDPFGNVDDTSLPAAVDFSSPFTCKSSDPFDTSFLKSSPAVNIQPTSALNVSASSNCTEELTLNQNCFENSEDFDLPSPQGPPPPLPNDPPPPAPPPRPVSSHNGHSVSSMPLPPSRISENVPKTVSPSCNSQTINGNTPVPRPRPRTNITPSLPPRNNVNAQEAPPTEQSTKNSHSDSFSSFTIEDPFATNDPFADADPFCSDGFGSSGFDSLNSSDPFASFSSPMKDGSSTKNGDFVSDSRNDPFAVFDSSFGDSFNFKGGSLKKKGHRKSSGGKPMPAADPNDPFGFLVASKPVQNGSEPIYATVNKVK from the exons ATGTGTCAGGAAACGATTTTGGCCCAAAAAATGGCTGTGAAAACTTCAGGTCAGCATAAGCAGAGAATCATCATCAATATTTCAGAGGAGGGAATCAAACTCATTGACCTTAGAACAGCT ACATTATTACATCATCACCCTGTGCACAAGATATCTTTCATCTCAAGGGATGTAAGTGACAGAAGGGCATTTGGTTATATCTATGGGACAGAGGAAAAAACACACAAGTTCTTTGGAATCAAAACGGAAAAAGCG GCAGAGAATGTGGTATTGGCTCTTCGGGATCTGTTCCAAGTGGTGtatgaaaacaaaaagaaagagaTGGAGGCTGCTAAAAAACAACAGACAGAGCCCACAGATACGGCAACTAAAGAAGAAACCCCACAAACCG TTGTGAAGCTTGGAGGAGATTTAACTGCTGAGTCATCCACAGATGATGAACCAACATCGAAG GAAACACTAAATGAAGATGAAATAGATGAACCTATATATGAA GTTCCCCCTAACAATGGACCAGTGGAGAAGGAACCCACAGATTTGTTTGCTCTGCAGACTGAGATAGTCAGCATTGAACAA GGCATAAAACAGATCAACAAGATGGAGTCTCTGTTTGATGACTTTTCTGCCCCACCCACCTCTGCACCAGCAACCTCATCTGCATCCTCCACCACATCTTCAGATCCTTGGGGAAGTTCAACAGAGAACACAACCTCAAACAAATCAGCAAGCTCAGACCTGGATGAACTTAATCTATTCAGCAATGAACCGGCCCCTGTAAAGAAGAAGGATGACATCATGAGCCTGTTTGGCCCAGGTGGTCAGCCTGGATTTGGTGGTCCCCAACCACAGCAAATGTTTGGTGGTCCTCAGCCTGGTATGGTGGCACCACAACCAGGGTATGGAGCCCCTCAACCAGGCATGGGAGGGCCACAGGGATTTGGAGGACCACAGCCACAGCAAGGGTTTGGAGCATTTGGACAACCAGCAACACCGTTTCCACCAACTTCCCAACCAAATCCATTTGGTGCTCAGCAAGGg GGAGGATTTGGAGGTCTTGCACCTCCACCAGTTCCCCAAAGGCAACAGAGCACTCCTAATCCATTTGGAGGGCAACAACAACCAGCTGCAGCTCCTCAGCAACAGAACTTTTCATTGTTTGATGAACCTGTTCTGGCTCCAATGAAAGTTGAAGATCCATTTGCTGCTCCAGCAAAATCTGCACCCGAGAAAAAAGATGCTTTTGCTGACCTTTGTAGCATTGGCACAGCAACTACAGCCAAGTCTCCAAAAGACTTGTTTGCTGCACGCAATGCTCCtccaaaaaaatctataaatgatATGATGGGGAAAACACCTGATACAGGTCCACAGCAGGCAAGTGATCCATTTGGAAATGTTGATGATACAAGTCTTCCTGCTGCCGTCGATTTTTCCTcaccatttacatgtaaatcatcaGACCCATTTGACACTTCCTTTCTCAAGTCTTCCCCTGCTGTAAATATTCAACCCACCAGTGCTTTAAATGTGTCTGCTTCTAGCAATTGCACAGAGGAATTGACTCTGAATCAGAATTGCTTTGAAAATTCTGAAGACTTTGATCTGCCTTCACCGCAAGGACCACCCCCTCCCTTGCCAAATGACCCACCCCCACCTGCACCCCCACCCAGACCAGTTTCTTCTCATAACGGACATTCAGTCTCTTCCATGCCTCTTCCTCCCTCAAGAATCTCAGAAAATGTGCCAAAAACTGTGTCACCTTCATGCAATTCACAAACCATTAACGGTAATACTCCTGTTCCACGGCCTCGACCAAGGACGAATATTACGCCATCACTACCCCCTAGAAACAATGTCAATGCACAGGAAGCACCGCCAACAGAGCAAAGCACCAAAAATTCTCACTCGGATTCTTTCAGCAGCTTTACTATAGAGGATCCATTTGCAACAAATGATCCTTTTGCAGACGCTGATCCTTTCTGTTCGGATGGATTCGGGTCATCTGGTTTTGACAGTTTAAATAGTAGTGACCCATTTGCATCATTTTCTAGTCCAATGAAAGATGGCTCCAGCACAAAAAATGGAGATTTTGTGAGTGATTCCAGAAATGATCCATTTGCAGTGTTTGATAGCTCTTTTGGAGACTCGTTTAATTTTAAAGGTGgtagtttaaagaaaaagggTCATCGAAAATCTAGTGGTGGTAAACCCATG cCTGCAGCCGACCCCAATGATCCTTTTGGATTTTTGGTAGCATCTAAACCAGTCCAGAATGGCTCT GAACCAATATATGCAACAGTCAATAAAGTTAAGTAA
- the LOC128167485 gene encoding disabled homolog 1-like isoform X2, whose amino-acid sequence MLKGKVLSHKMNSIFRLVTDVTSYPKNDPYRFKGEGVVFNAKLIGASDVPEARGDRMCQETILAQKMAVKTSGQHKQRIIINISEEGIKLIDLRTATLLHHHPVHKISFISRDVSDRRAFGYIYGTEEKTHKFFGIKTEKAAENVVLALRDLFQVVYENKKKEMEAAKKQQTEPTDTATKEETPQTVVKLGGDLTAESSTDDEPTSKETLNEDEIDEPIYEVPPNNGPVEKEPTDLFALQTEIVSIEQGIKQINKMESLFDDFSAPPTSAPATSSASSTTSSDPWGSSTENTTSNKSASSDLDELNLFSNEPAPVKKKDDIMSLFGPGGQPGFGGPQPQQMFGGPQPGMVAPQPGYGAPQPGMGGPQGFGGPQPQQGFGAFGQPATPFPPTSQPNPFGAQQGGGFGGLAPPPVPQRQQSTPNPFGGQQQPAAAPQQQNFSLFDEPVLAPMKVEDPFAAPAKSAPEKKDAFADLCSIGTATTAKSPKDLFAARNAPPKKSINDMMGKTPDTGPQQASDPFGNVDDTSLPAAVDFSSPFTCKSSDPFDTSFLKSSPAVNIQPTSALNVSASSNCTEELTLNQNCFENSEDFDLPSPQGPPPPLPNDPPPPAPPPRPVSSHNGHSVSSMPLPPSRISENVPKTVSPSCNSQTINGNTPVPRPRPRTNITPSLPPRNNVNAQEAPPTEQSTKNSHSDSFSSFTIEDPFATNDPFADADPFCSDGFGSSGFDSLNSSDPFASFSSPMKDGSSTKNGDFVSDSRNDPFAVFDSSFGDSFNFKGGSLKKKGHRKSSGGKPMPAADPNDPFGFLVASKPVQNGSEPIYATVNKVK is encoded by the exons ATGCTGAAGGGAAAGGTGCTTAGTCACAAAATGAACTCCATCTTTCGTTTGGTTACTGACGTAACATCAT atcCCAAAAATGACCCCTATAGATTTAAAGGTGAAGGGGTGGTGTTTAACGCTAAGCTGATCGGAGCTAGTGACGTTCCTGAAGCCCGTGGGGACAGGATGTGTCAGGAAACGATTTTGGCCCAAAAAATGGCTGTGAAAACTTCAGGTCAGCATAAGCAGAGAATCATCATCAATATTTCAGAGGAGGGAATCAAACTCATTGACCTTAGAACAGCT ACATTATTACATCATCACCCTGTGCACAAGATATCTTTCATCTCAAGGGATGTAAGTGACAGAAGGGCATTTGGTTATATCTATGGGACAGAGGAAAAAACACACAAGTTCTTTGGAATCAAAACGGAAAAAGCG GCAGAGAATGTGGTATTGGCTCTTCGGGATCTGTTCCAAGTGGTGtatgaaaacaaaaagaaagagaTGGAGGCTGCTAAAAAACAACAGACAGAGCCCACAGATACGGCAACTAAAGAAGAAACCCCACAAACCG TTGTGAAGCTTGGAGGAGATTTAACTGCTGAGTCATCCACAGATGATGAACCAACATCGAAG GAAACACTAAATGAAGATGAAATAGATGAACCTATATATGAA GTTCCCCCTAACAATGGACCAGTGGAGAAGGAACCCACAGATTTGTTTGCTCTGCAGACTGAGATAGTCAGCATTGAACAA GGCATAAAACAGATCAACAAGATGGAGTCTCTGTTTGATGACTTTTCTGCCCCACCCACCTCTGCACCAGCAACCTCATCTGCATCCTCCACCACATCTTCAGATCCTTGGGGAAGTTCAACAGAGAACACAACCTCAAACAAATCAGCAAGCTCAGACCTGGATGAACTTAATCTATTCAGCAATGAACCGGCCCCTGTAAAGAAGAAGGATGACATCATGAGCCTGTTTGGCCCAGGTGGTCAGCCTGGATTTGGTGGTCCCCAACCACAGCAAATGTTTGGTGGTCCTCAGCCTGGTATGGTGGCACCACAACCAGGGTATGGAGCCCCTCAACCAGGCATGGGAGGGCCACAGGGATTTGGAGGACCACAGCCACAGCAAGGGTTTGGAGCATTTGGACAACCAGCAACACCGTTTCCACCAACTTCCCAACCAAATCCATTTGGTGCTCAGCAAGGg GGAGGATTTGGAGGTCTTGCACCTCCACCAGTTCCCCAAAGGCAACAGAGCACTCCTAATCCATTTGGAGGGCAACAACAACCAGCTGCAGCTCCTCAGCAACAGAACTTTTCATTGTTTGATGAACCTGTTCTGGCTCCAATGAAAGTTGAAGATCCATTTGCTGCTCCAGCAAAATCTGCACCCGAGAAAAAAGATGCTTTTGCTGACCTTTGTAGCATTGGCACAGCAACTACAGCCAAGTCTCCAAAAGACTTGTTTGCTGCACGCAATGCTCCtccaaaaaaatctataaatgatATGATGGGGAAAACACCTGATACAGGTCCACAGCAGGCAAGTGATCCATTTGGAAATGTTGATGATACAAGTCTTCCTGCTGCCGTCGATTTTTCCTcaccatttacatgtaaatcatcaGACCCATTTGACACTTCCTTTCTCAAGTCTTCCCCTGCTGTAAATATTCAACCCACCAGTGCTTTAAATGTGTCTGCTTCTAGCAATTGCACAGAGGAATTGACTCTGAATCAGAATTGCTTTGAAAATTCTGAAGACTTTGATCTGCCTTCACCGCAAGGACCACCCCCTCCCTTGCCAAATGACCCACCCCCACCTGCACCCCCACCCAGACCAGTTTCTTCTCATAACGGACATTCAGTCTCTTCCATGCCTCTTCCTCCCTCAAGAATCTCAGAAAATGTGCCAAAAACTGTGTCACCTTCATGCAATTCACAAACCATTAACGGTAATACTCCTGTTCCACGGCCTCGACCAAGGACGAATATTACGCCATCACTACCCCCTAGAAACAATGTCAATGCACAGGAAGCACCGCCAACAGAGCAAAGCACCAAAAATTCTCACTCGGATTCTTTCAGCAGCTTTACTATAGAGGATCCATTTGCAACAAATGATCCTTTTGCAGACGCTGATCCTTTCTGTTCGGATGGATTCGGGTCATCTGGTTTTGACAGTTTAAATAGTAGTGACCCATTTGCATCATTTTCTAGTCCAATGAAAGATGGCTCCAGCACAAAAAATGGAGATTTTGTGAGTGATTCCAGAAATGATCCATTTGCAGTGTTTGATAGCTCTTTTGGAGACTCGTTTAATTTTAAAGGTGgtagtttaaagaaaaagggTCATCGAAAATCTAGTGGTGGTAAACCCATG cCTGCAGCCGACCCCAATGATCCTTTTGGATTTTTGGTAGCATCTAAACCAGTCCAGAATGGCTCT GAACCAATATATGCAACAGTCAATAAAGTTAAGTAA
- the LOC128167485 gene encoding disabled homolog 1-like isoform X7 has protein sequence MSEETNATESSVKEPAVTAADTQKKVVKKPSLDPKNDPYRFKGEGVVFNAKLIGASDVPEARGDRMCQETILAQKMAVKTSGQHKQRIIINISEEGIKLIDLRTATLLHHHPVHKISFISRDVSDRRAFGYIYGTEEKTHKFFGIKTEKAAENVVLALRDLFQVVYENKKKEMEAAKKQQTEPTDTATKEETPQTVVKLGGDLTAESSTDDEPTSKETLNEDEIDEPIYEVPPNNGPVEKEPTDLFALQTEIVSIEQGIKQINKMESLFDDFSAPPTSAPATSSASSTTSSDPWGSSTENTTSNKSASSDLDELNLFSNEPAPVKKKDDIMSLFGPGGQPGFGGPQPQQMFGGPQPGMVAPQPGYGAPQPGMGGPQGFGGPQPQQGFGAFGQPATPFPPTSQPNPFGAQQGGGFGGLAPPPVPQRQQSTPNPFGGQQQPAAAPQQQNFSLFDEPVLAPMKVEDPFAAPAKSAPEKKDAFADLCSIGTATTAKSPKDLFAARNAPPKKSINDMMGKTPDTGPQQPAADPNDPFGFLVASKPVQNGS, from the exons atgtctGAAGAAACAAATGCCACTGAGAGCTCAGTGAAAGAGCCTGCAGTAACTGCTGCCGATACACAAAAGAAGGTTGTCAAAAAACCCTCCTTAG atcCCAAAAATGACCCCTATAGATTTAAAGGTGAAGGGGTGGTGTTTAACGCTAAGCTGATCGGAGCTAGTGACGTTCCTGAAGCCCGTGGGGACAGGATGTGTCAGGAAACGATTTTGGCCCAAAAAATGGCTGTGAAAACTTCAGGTCAGCATAAGCAGAGAATCATCATCAATATTTCAGAGGAGGGAATCAAACTCATTGACCTTAGAACAGCT ACATTATTACATCATCACCCTGTGCACAAGATATCTTTCATCTCAAGGGATGTAAGTGACAGAAGGGCATTTGGTTATATCTATGGGACAGAGGAAAAAACACACAAGTTCTTTGGAATCAAAACGGAAAAAGCG GCAGAGAATGTGGTATTGGCTCTTCGGGATCTGTTCCAAGTGGTGtatgaaaacaaaaagaaagagaTGGAGGCTGCTAAAAAACAACAGACAGAGCCCACAGATACGGCAACTAAAGAAGAAACCCCACAAACCG TTGTGAAGCTTGGAGGAGATTTAACTGCTGAGTCATCCACAGATGATGAACCAACATCGAAG GAAACACTAAATGAAGATGAAATAGATGAACCTATATATGAA GTTCCCCCTAACAATGGACCAGTGGAGAAGGAACCCACAGATTTGTTTGCTCTGCAGACTGAGATAGTCAGCATTGAACAA GGCATAAAACAGATCAACAAGATGGAGTCTCTGTTTGATGACTTTTCTGCCCCACCCACCTCTGCACCAGCAACCTCATCTGCATCCTCCACCACATCTTCAGATCCTTGGGGAAGTTCAACAGAGAACACAACCTCAAACAAATCAGCAAGCTCAGACCTGGATGAACTTAATCTATTCAGCAATGAACCGGCCCCTGTAAAGAAGAAGGATGACATCATGAGCCTGTTTGGCCCAGGTGGTCAGCCTGGATTTGGTGGTCCCCAACCACAGCAAATGTTTGGTGGTCCTCAGCCTGGTATGGTGGCACCACAACCAGGGTATGGAGCCCCTCAACCAGGCATGGGAGGGCCACAGGGATTTGGAGGACCACAGCCACAGCAAGGGTTTGGAGCATTTGGACAACCAGCAACACCGTTTCCACCAACTTCCCAACCAAATCCATTTGGTGCTCAGCAAGGg GGAGGATTTGGAGGTCTTGCACCTCCACCAGTTCCCCAAAGGCAACAGAGCACTCCTAATCCATTTGGAGGGCAACAACAACCAGCTGCAGCTCCTCAGCAACAGAACTTTTCATTGTTTGATGAACCTGTTCTGGCTCCAATGAAAGTTGAAGATCCATTTGCTGCTCCAGCAAAATCTGCACCCGAGAAAAAAGATGCTTTTGCTGACCTTTGTAGCATTGGCACAGCAACTACAGCCAAGTCTCCAAAAGACTTGTTTGCTGCACGCAATGCTCCtccaaaaaaatctataaatgatATGATGGGGAAAACACCTGATACAGGTCCACAGCAG cCTGCAGCCGACCCCAATGATCCTTTTGGATTTTTGGTAGCATCTAAACCAGTCCAGAATGGCTCT TAA
- the LOC128167485 gene encoding disabled homolog 1-like isoform X3: MSEETNATESSVKEPAVTAADTQKKVVKKPSLDPKNDPYRFKGEGVVFNAKLIGASDVPEARGDRMCQETILAQKMAVKTSGQHKQRIIINISEEGIKLIDLRTATLLHHHPVHKISFISRDVSDRRAFGYIYGTEEKTHKFFGIKTEKAAENVVLALRDLFQVVYENKKKEMEAAKKQQTEPTDTATKEETPQTVVKLGGDLTAESSTDDEPTSKETLNEDEIDEPIYEVPPNNGPVEKEPTDLFALQTEIVSIEQGIKQINKMESLFDDFSAPPTSAPATSSASSTTSSDPWGSSTENTTSNKSASSDLDELNLFSNEPAPVKKKDDIMSLFGPGGQPGFGGPQPQQMFGGPQPGMVAPQPGYGAPQPGMGGPQGFGGPQPQQGFGAFGQPATPFPPTSQPNPFGAQQGGGFGGLAPPPVPQRQQSTPNPFGGQQQPAAAPQQQNFSLFDEPVLAPMKVEDPFAAPAKSAPEKKDAFADLCSIGTATTAKSPKDLFAARNAPPKKSINDMMGKTPDTGPQQASDPFGNVDDTSLPAAVDFSSPFTCKSSDPFDTSFLKSSPAVNIQPTSALNVSASSNCTEELTLNQNCFENSEDFDLPSPQGPPPPLPNDPPPPAPPPRPVSSHNGHSVSSMPLPPSRISENVPKTVSPSCNSQTINGNTPVPRPRPRTNITPSLPPRNNVNAQEAPPTEQSTKNSHSDSFSSFTIEDPFATNDPFADADPFCSDGFGSSGFDSLNSSDPFASFSSPMKDGSSTKNGDFVSDSRNDPFAVFDSSFGDSFNFKGGSLKKKGHRKSSGGKPMPAADPNDPFGFLVASKPVQNGS; encoded by the exons atgtctGAAGAAACAAATGCCACTGAGAGCTCAGTGAAAGAGCCTGCAGTAACTGCTGCCGATACACAAAAGAAGGTTGTCAAAAAACCCTCCTTAG atcCCAAAAATGACCCCTATAGATTTAAAGGTGAAGGGGTGGTGTTTAACGCTAAGCTGATCGGAGCTAGTGACGTTCCTGAAGCCCGTGGGGACAGGATGTGTCAGGAAACGATTTTGGCCCAAAAAATGGCTGTGAAAACTTCAGGTCAGCATAAGCAGAGAATCATCATCAATATTTCAGAGGAGGGAATCAAACTCATTGACCTTAGAACAGCT ACATTATTACATCATCACCCTGTGCACAAGATATCTTTCATCTCAAGGGATGTAAGTGACAGAAGGGCATTTGGTTATATCTATGGGACAGAGGAAAAAACACACAAGTTCTTTGGAATCAAAACGGAAAAAGCG GCAGAGAATGTGGTATTGGCTCTTCGGGATCTGTTCCAAGTGGTGtatgaaaacaaaaagaaagagaTGGAGGCTGCTAAAAAACAACAGACAGAGCCCACAGATACGGCAACTAAAGAAGAAACCCCACAAACCG TTGTGAAGCTTGGAGGAGATTTAACTGCTGAGTCATCCACAGATGATGAACCAACATCGAAG GAAACACTAAATGAAGATGAAATAGATGAACCTATATATGAA GTTCCCCCTAACAATGGACCAGTGGAGAAGGAACCCACAGATTTGTTTGCTCTGCAGACTGAGATAGTCAGCATTGAACAA GGCATAAAACAGATCAACAAGATGGAGTCTCTGTTTGATGACTTTTCTGCCCCACCCACCTCTGCACCAGCAACCTCATCTGCATCCTCCACCACATCTTCAGATCCTTGGGGAAGTTCAACAGAGAACACAACCTCAAACAAATCAGCAAGCTCAGACCTGGATGAACTTAATCTATTCAGCAATGAACCGGCCCCTGTAAAGAAGAAGGATGACATCATGAGCCTGTTTGGCCCAGGTGGTCAGCCTGGATTTGGTGGTCCCCAACCACAGCAAATGTTTGGTGGTCCTCAGCCTGGTATGGTGGCACCACAACCAGGGTATGGAGCCCCTCAACCAGGCATGGGAGGGCCACAGGGATTTGGAGGACCACAGCCACAGCAAGGGTTTGGAGCATTTGGACAACCAGCAACACCGTTTCCACCAACTTCCCAACCAAATCCATTTGGTGCTCAGCAAGGg GGAGGATTTGGAGGTCTTGCACCTCCACCAGTTCCCCAAAGGCAACAGAGCACTCCTAATCCATTTGGAGGGCAACAACAACCAGCTGCAGCTCCTCAGCAACAGAACTTTTCATTGTTTGATGAACCTGTTCTGGCTCCAATGAAAGTTGAAGATCCATTTGCTGCTCCAGCAAAATCTGCACCCGAGAAAAAAGATGCTTTTGCTGACCTTTGTAGCATTGGCACAGCAACTACAGCCAAGTCTCCAAAAGACTTGTTTGCTGCACGCAATGCTCCtccaaaaaaatctataaatgatATGATGGGGAAAACACCTGATACAGGTCCACAGCAGGCAAGTGATCCATTTGGAAATGTTGATGATACAAGTCTTCCTGCTGCCGTCGATTTTTCCTcaccatttacatgtaaatcatcaGACCCATTTGACACTTCCTTTCTCAAGTCTTCCCCTGCTGTAAATATTCAACCCACCAGTGCTTTAAATGTGTCTGCTTCTAGCAATTGCACAGAGGAATTGACTCTGAATCAGAATTGCTTTGAAAATTCTGAAGACTTTGATCTGCCTTCACCGCAAGGACCACCCCCTCCCTTGCCAAATGACCCACCCCCACCTGCACCCCCACCCAGACCAGTTTCTTCTCATAACGGACATTCAGTCTCTTCCATGCCTCTTCCTCCCTCAAGAATCTCAGAAAATGTGCCAAAAACTGTGTCACCTTCATGCAATTCACAAACCATTAACGGTAATACTCCTGTTCCACGGCCTCGACCAAGGACGAATATTACGCCATCACTACCCCCTAGAAACAATGTCAATGCACAGGAAGCACCGCCAACAGAGCAAAGCACCAAAAATTCTCACTCGGATTCTTTCAGCAGCTTTACTATAGAGGATCCATTTGCAACAAATGATCCTTTTGCAGACGCTGATCCTTTCTGTTCGGATGGATTCGGGTCATCTGGTTTTGACAGTTTAAATAGTAGTGACCCATTTGCATCATTTTCTAGTCCAATGAAAGATGGCTCCAGCACAAAAAATGGAGATTTTGTGAGTGATTCCAGAAATGATCCATTTGCAGTGTTTGATAGCTCTTTTGGAGACTCGTTTAATTTTAAAGGTGgtagtttaaagaaaaagggTCATCGAAAATCTAGTGGTGGTAAACCCATG cCTGCAGCCGACCCCAATGATCCTTTTGGATTTTTGGTAGCATCTAAACCAGTCCAGAATGGCTCT TAA